From the Prunus dulcis chromosome 4, ALMONDv2, whole genome shotgun sequence genome, one window contains:
- the LOC117625217 gene encoding myb-related protein 330-like has translation MGHRCCGKQKVKRGLWSPEEDEKLIKHITTRGHGSWSSVPKHAGLQRCGKSCRLRWINYLRPELKRGSFTPEEEQIIIDVHRILGNRWAQIAKHLPGRTDNEVKNFWNSCIKKKLMSQGLDPKTHNLISSHQRSSNKIGGSSRPQPHDRQKPISVNFTTVNSQKKNCSAELNSSSSPIVTLYNAQQPPMVQTMATPPTHQYHDDQNPNAAWTSVKDPTFHEPSAENISSSSSSSMNLSVFGLLDNSNCLYAAGAQPFEAPRILLEGEQSKGSEEVLQQEKENLLEMEMIKAIDQDMDASLMESSSFDFSFLESTLMSTGVTSHDLNSMADFAWNY, from the exons ATGGGCCATCGCTGCTGTGGCAAACAGAAGGTCAAGAGAGGTCTATGGTCAcctgaagaagatgagaagcTCATCAAACACATCACCACCCGCGGCCATGGCAGTTGGAGTTCTGTCCCAAAACATGCAG GCTTGCAGAGATGTGGCAAGAGTTGCAGGTTGAGGTGGATAAACTATTTGAGACCAGAACTGAAAAGGGGCTCCTTTACTCCTGAGGAAGAACAGATTATCATTGATGTTCACAGAATTTTAGGCAACAG ATGGGCTCAGATAGCCAAGCACCTCCCTGGAAGGACAGACAATGAGGTGAAGAATTTCTGGAATTCATGCATTAAGAAAAAGCTCATGTCACAAGGTTTGGACCCAAAAACCCATAACTTGATCTCTTCTCATCAGAGATCTTCTAATAAGATTGGAGGCAGCAGCAGACCACAACCCCATGACCGACAGAAACCCATTTCAGTAAATTTCACTACTGTGAATTCACAGAAGAAAAATTGTTCAGCAGAATTAAACTCGTCATCATCACCTATAGTAACATTGTACAATGCTCAACAACCTCCAATGGTCCAAACCATGGCCACACCACCCACTCATCAATATCATGACGATCAGAACCCTAATGCTGCTTGGACTAGTGTTAAGGATCCTACCTTCCATGAACCATCTGCAGAAAACAtttcctcatcatcatcttcctcaATGAACCTATCAGTGTTTGGGCTCTTGGATAATAGTAATTGCCTCTATGCTGCTGGTGCTCAGCCCTTTGAGGCCCCAAGAATATTATTAGAAGGAGAGCAATCGAAGGGATCAGAAGAAGTACTGCagcaagaaaaggaaaacctCTTGGAGATGGAAATGATCAAGGCTATTGATCAGGACATGGATGCTTCATTGATGGAGAGCTCTAGCTTTGACTTTAGCTTTTTGGAGTCTACACTTATGTCTACAGGAGTAACATCTCATGATCTGAACTCTATGGCTGATTTTGCATGGAACTATTAG
- the LOC117625874 gene encoding NAC domain-containing protein 86: MAPMSLPPGFRFHPTDEELVAYYLDRKINGLTIELEIIPEVDLYKCEPWDLPDKSFLPSKDMEWYFYSPRDRKYPNGSRTNRATRAGYWKATGKDRAVNSQRRAVGMKKTLVYYRGRAPHGIRTNWVMHEYRLVDSVCGNASSSLKDSYALCRVFKKTIQMPKNNKEEKPIGIDNAENDSVWVSSNEQLLMEDNSGINETASRGIETDQDENYSNHDYPKFLSDTSSSDLTQGTPTENGMGDDFQAPFASDEANSSADLSFGVHCSSNLIDQETYIPHNESLLNNYQFPYPPLELEDFPQINLAAETNASKPEIIDDYMSYDKFKDYMNGTFEEIFSLCSSQDNSAALPMQEL; this comes from the exons ATGGCACCCATGAGCCTTCCTCCTGGATTCAGATTTCACCCAACAGATGAAGAACTTGTTGCTTACTATCTAGATAGAAAAATCAATGGCCTCACCATTGAGCTAGAAATAATCCCAGAAGTCGACCTCTACAAATGTGAACCCTGGGATTTGCCAG ATAAGTCATTTTTGCCGAGCAAAGACATGGAGTGGTACTTCTACAGCCCAAGGGATAGGAAGTACCCAAACGGGTCAAGAACGAATCGGGCAACTCGAGCTGGGTACTGGAAAGCCACCGGAAAAGACCGGGCGGTGAACAGTCAACGGCGTGCTGTTGGGATGAAGAAGACATTGGTGTATTATAGAGGCAGAGCCCCCCACGGCATTAGAACCAACTGGGTTATGCATGAGTACCGGCTGGTTGACTCTGTGTGTGGCAATGCATCATCATCTCTAAAG GACTCTTACGCATTGTGCCGCGttttcaagaaaacaataCAAATGCCCAAGAACAACAAAGAAGAGAAGCCAATTGGGATTGATAATGCAGAGAATGATTCAGTTTGGGTCTCCAGTAATGAACAGTTATTAATGGAAGACAATAGTGGGATTAATGAGACAGCTTCAAGAGGGATTGAGACTGATCAAGATGAGAATTATTCCAATCATGATTATCCCAAATTTCTCTCTGACACTTCTTCTTCAGATCTCACTCAAGGGACACCAACTGAAAATGGCATGGGAGATGATTTTCAAGCTCCATTTGCCTCTGATGAAGCAAACAGTTCTGCTGATCTCTCTTTTGGTGTTCACTGCTCCTCAAATCTAATTGATCAG GAAACATATATACCACACAATGAAAGCTTATTGAATAACTATCAATTTCCTTACCCACCCTTAGAACTTGAAGACTTCCCGCAGATCAATTTAGCTGCAGAGACGAATGCATCGAAGCCTGAAATCATCGACGACTACATGTCGTATGACAAATTCAAGGATTACATGAATGGAACATTTGAAGAAATCTTCTCTTTATGTTCCTCTCAAGACAACTCTGCTGCCCTCCCCATGCAAGAATTATAA
- the LOC117624943 gene encoding uncharacterized protein LOC117624943 — protein MSILWEKSGTWRWIVNKTRDSKPFFLAFATVCGVVPGVIGYFVMQTTNSRNEQLEAELRRNARPESIRMGQVNKERLAEFLGELQRKENTNDRYVAALKGETLTRNPYVRIQPIPKPSNTEADKEHK, from the exons ATGTCGATACTGTGGGAGAAGAGCGGGACATGGCGGTGGATAGTGAACAAGACCCGTGACTCGAAGCCCTTCTTCTTGGCCTTCGCTACCGTATGCGGCGTCGTTCCGGGTGTCATTGGCTACTTCGTTATGCAGACCACTAACTCCCGAAATGAACAGCTCGAGGCCGAACTCCGCCGCAACGCCCGACCCGAATCCATC AGGAtggggcaagtaaataaagaaagattGGCTGAATTCCTTGGTGAGTTGCAGCggaaagaaaatacaaatgaTCGCTATGTTGCTGCACTGAAAGGAGAGACATTGACTAGAAATCCGTATGTGAGAATTCAACCGATTCCGAAGCCAAGCAACACCGAAGCTGACAAGGAACATAAGTAG